Proteins from a genomic interval of Actinomycetota bacterium:
- a CDS encoding peptide deformylase has product MAVRDVLLLGNPKLYQVCDPIKRDELELLKPVITDLQDTLLDFRKRYNTGRAITAPQIGIMKRLIYMEIDKSQVFINPTITNKSKKMIDLWDDCMSFPDLLVYVCRHAQCDITFFDLDWKGHTMTLKDDLSELLQHECDHLDGRLAIARAIDSKSFALRSQRKFL; this is encoded by the coding sequence TTGGCAGTTAGAGATGTTTTATTATTAGGAAATCCAAAATTGTACCAAGTGTGCGACCCAATCAAGAGAGATGAATTGGAACTGTTGAAACCAGTTATCACAGACTTACAAGATACGTTATTAGATTTTCGCAAACGCTATAATACTGGTCGAGCAATAACTGCTCCGCAAATTGGTATCATGAAAAGACTTATCTATATGGAAATAGATAAATCTCAAGTCTTTATTAATCCAACAATTACAAACAAAAGTAAAAAGATGATAGATCTTTGGGATGATTGCATGAGTTTTCCAGACTTACTTGTATATGTTTGTAGGCATGCACAATGCGACATAACATTTTTTGACCTTGACTGGAAAGGACATACCATGACCTTGAAGGATGATTTATCGGAGCTATTGCAGCATGAATGCGATCATTTGGATGGAAGATTAGCTATAGCAAGAGCTATTGATAGTAAGTCTTTTGCACTTCGATCTCAACGTAAATTCCTCTAA